The Anoplopoma fimbria isolate UVic2021 breed Golden Eagle Sablefish chromosome 9, Afim_UVic_2022, whole genome shotgun sequence genome contains the following window.
GTAATGTTTTAAGCAACGTGTTTTTATCTAATGAAATATTCTGCTACGATCCATATTCAAAAACGGTTTTCTCTCAGTCATGCCCCTTATTAACGGGGCGGTCttgcagcaatctaacagcaccataaattacatttatatagccacaataacaaacaaaaaaaatcatttttttccattttttttaggGTGATGACATAAAATATGAAGGTAGACATTAGAAATGTCATTCGTAAAACTCAAAAGAAGCATcgaatgtaaaaaaatatctttagaTACCGCCCTAGATTTAAGCAGATACAAGTATAAATCTTCCTGTAGGCACCCATAGGTGGTGGCTGCTgtataaaattataataaatgccATATTCAGAGAAAATTCAGGGAAAGGGAAGACAGTGAAGCAAAGTCTGCTCACTCTGTCGTTAAATGGATGAAACataaacgataataataatactatactaatactgaCTGAGACGAGTCCGAAGTGAGCGTTGAAATACAATCGGATGACAAAGAGTgtctttgtgatattttatttcttctaagAAAGAGGCAAGAGTTTACAGAGTAATGCACTGGTGAGAAAGGCTTCACTCTGAATATAAAGGGACAAAACAAGCGGGGTGATCAGGGCTACTGGCGCCTCCCTACACCTGGCCTGTGGATATAATAtcttcacacatacacaaatagcATTCccacagtataactaaaaccTAAAGTTGTTACCATTACGTGAGTTAAACGTGTCCACATCTGTGTCCTTTCGTAACCAACCCTCTCCCGTCTGTCCGTGTGTCCAGGTGGACGTTAAGGACCCTCGTTTCCAGGCCATGTTCACCTCCCACCTGTTCAACCTGGACCCCTCAGACCCCAGCTACAAGAAGACCAAAGCCACGCAGAGCATCCAGGTCGAGAAGCAGCGGCGTCGAGGGGAGGAGCAGCGGCGGAGGGAGGACGCGCTGACCGCTGGGCCCGTCCCGGACGCCGgtcaacaggaagtggaagGGAACAAACGGGAAAATGACTCTGACGCTCCGACACATGAGGGCACCTCGAAGAAATCCATGGACCCCGGTCTGTCCATGCTCATCAAGTCCATCAAAAGCAAAACGGAGCAGTTTCAGGCTCGGAAGAAACAGAAGTTCGTTTAGGTTTGACTCAAATTTGGAAACAGACGTTTTTAACAAGAAAACGGACTGAGACTCTGGCTCCTCCTAAAAGGATGACTGACACAGTCAACGCTTTAACTGTTTAGTTTCTCGTGATGAACTGCCGTATTTTGTAGAGGAAATATACCACAAGAGATGAGGAATTGAGCATGTTTTGTAGTAAAGACTCAATCCTGCTGCATCAAatcatgttgaaatgttttattttttacacgtATAAAAATCAGTACAGTTATTTAAAAGTCATTGTAGAAAATAGCAGTGATAGTCTGAGCCTCATGCTAGAACAAGTAGAATGACGTTTGAGTGgtttaagatttttattttttttcattcccagATTTTTCAGTAGTTAGATTTAATAGTAACAGTTGTTATTTCAATGTGTCAGATATTAAGTAAACATTTATAAGGATCACATCAAAAGTTGAATAACAAAGCCTTGAATAAAACAGCTGGCGATGACACATTTGTCCTTTCCTCTGTGGATTTCCATCATCAGATTTGAAACTATgcagtttgatttttttcttttcttttctatttacTCACATATCCTTGTGAATAAAACTTTCCGCAAATGGAGAGTAACACGCAGCTTTAATACGTCCATTTCATGGGTGTAGGTCATGTTGACGGGGACGCACACCTCCTCATTAACGGGTCGTGTTAATCCGGCTGAAACAAGTTCATCCAGTCAAAGTTTGTTGAATTTGACTCGGAAGGCTCATAGGAGGTTTAGGATATGAAtatgttcttgcatgaggcccgTTATCTGACGATCAAACTCATTTACAAACATAATTACAGTTTTAGATTTGACAAAACATAATCTATTCATATCATCCTCAAACAGGAAATATAACTCCGTATCTTCACACATTAATTCCTGATTTTTGAAGCCAAATATTAAATGGTGCGTTTCATTTGGAATGGTGATACACAAACCGTGATCTACGCTTCATTCAAGCCATTATTTTCCAAATGACAGCACGTCTGCGTAAAAAGAAGGTTGTTGGATTTCTTTACATTGTTGGTTTGACGgtttacagaaaaacacagttgaAACCTTTTGTCTCTGCGCCTTCCTTCAACAtttacctgtttttttaaattgaagaaTTAACGCAAGTGGCTCGATCAGCAACATGAAATCAAAGGCACTTAATCAGGTGCTATATGAACTTTATCTTCTATACGAGTATTAACATCTAAAGTGCAGCGTTAGTTTAAAGGTGGATGTTAAATCTCTCTGTAGCCCCTTTCAGACGTGGAACCCGTCACTCTGCTGAGCTTAGTAGTCTGAAAAGTTACGACTTTTTGATTTTGTCACTCTTCCAATAGCAGGTCCATTATTTAGTTATGTACTTTGCCTATTAGTTCAGAGATGTTTACCGCATAAACATCCACAATAAGAGGTTCAAGACATTTTCCTAACGGCTCAGGTAACATGCAATCGTACATATAAAATCATGATGTTTAAACAGCACGGCGGCCAATTACGAAAGACTAGTAATTGATACTTTAAATGCTAGACTATATGGTGATTGAGAGGGATTgttatacattgttttttttgctttttttttaggaaaatcaTACTCATTCTGCCTTTTGAGTAACTGGTATCCTGCAGAAACATTGTCAAATACTGTTGTAATTGGTCTCCATGCTGTTTAAACATTATGATCTTATGTGTCAAATTCCAGGTGATGTAACTACTCACACCTGAACCGTACAGAAAACATTATGAGGTCTTAACCATTTTACCTGTCGTGTCTGAAAGGGGCTTTTAATCACAGTGACAGAGTCTTGATTAGGCTCTTATGGTCCCGGGTATTCAAACACAGCAGCCGCTCCCATCCCGGTCCCGATGCACATGGACACAACGCCGTACGCCCTGAAGACGGGGGGGATATAAAACACAAGAGAGGAACGGTAAGGAAACTTAAATGCTGTGTTGGTGAGAAACGGTGATTATCTGTGTTTGAGACGAACCTCCTTCCTCGGCGTCGGAGCTCGTTGAGCAGCGTCACCACCTGTCGAGCTCCGGTGCAGCCCAGAGGGTGACCCAGAGCGATGGCTCCCCCGTTAGGGTTCACCTTCTCCAGAGGGATCCCCAGCTTCTCCACGCAGTACACCGCCTGAGACGCAGTAAAGGGTCAGTCCggccaaaacacacagaaacattcacACTTACAAgttttgttgggtttttttcattgCAGAGATTCTTGACTTCATCCATACGTCTCTCTCAAGAAACACCTCATTTTGGTTAGTTCGTATCAGTAGAAAATAGATTCTTGGTAACAGAGATACTGTTTCCAGAGAGACTTAAGCATCGTTTATACTTTATGCGCTGAATTATTCTCCGAAACGCCAGAGTGCGTACAAACTAAATTAACTGTGAAGAAAAAGACAACGATTGTAACTCAGATATATGCagatagactgtaggtgtaacgaggagggattgtaattgcCTGTAgactcatatttcatattcatggactattGTATTGACTTTGTACAAGCTCTGTAAAGAAACGTTAAATATTACATgcataataaagaaacaaaggttgaatatcctgtaaataaTTAggtttggctgcaaaatattgactaaaatgtcactgtttctaaagtatttaattattatttttgacagtGAAGTGACTGCGCGCTCAATTAGGCGAGTATAAACTAAGTATTACAGatgcacaaagagaaaaaactatCTTAAGTGGGAATGcagtacatttttgttttgtttctttgtgaactgaccctttaaaaagAAGCACATGTAGTGAGATAAAATATGTAACGTATCTTCTTAACTTACAAAAACCAAAGTCCACAGTTAGGTCTGAACTCACCTGACTGGCAAAGGCCTCGTTGATTTCAAACACGTCGATATCGTCCACAGTCAGTcctgagggaggaaagagagggagatttATACAGAGTACTTTCAGGATTATTAAATACCAATAACTATATTTACAGAACTTCCAATTTAACATAACGTGGTGACAGTTGAGGAGGCAATGGTGGAAgaattctttttctttaataaaagtattaatactACAGTGAAGAAATACTTGAACAAGTAAACTTCCTGCATTCAAAGTGTTATttaagaaaaagcacaaaagtattagcatcaaaatgttCAATATGTACCCAAAGTACGCCCATTTAAagtggcccatttcagaatatattatattattctcgtataattactgatgcattaatgtgttcattgcCTTAAAGTTGCAGCTAGTAAATGTGgggctttttaaaatgtatttatatatctaaaataaataattttattgGTTAATAATGCTTTGTGCTAATCTTAatctaaatcaaataaataatgtgcagtaaaaagtacagtatttccctctgagatatagtagagtagaagtataaagaagtatataaaaaaattaaaatatgaaatggaAGTACTTGTGTacactacttgagtaaatgttacTTGTCATCACTGTGAGGATGTAAACGTCTTACCAGCCTGCTCCAGAGCTGCAGGGATGGCGAATGCCGGTCCGATACCCATGACATCCGGAGGGACCCCCACCACCGCACTGGCCCTCAGGACCCCCAGGACCGGCAGACCCAGAGCCTCGACCGCAGACCTGCGACCAATCAGCACGGCCGCCGCCCCGTCGCTCACCTGGCTGGAGTTACCTGAGGACGAAAACATGTGTTGGAGTCAACAACAGCTGGGAGGAAGATGAACGTCTGCTAGTGAAGAACACCGACCTGCTGTGGTGCTGCCGTCCGGTTTGAAGGCCGGCCGCAGTTTGTTCAGTCCCGCCAGAGTCGTTCCCGCTCTGATGCCGTCGTCCTTGGCGACCGTCACCTGGCGCTCCTTGCCCTCGTTGTCCTCAAACCTGGTGGTGACGGGAACGATCTCCTGCTCGAACAGACCGGAGCTCTGCGCCCGGGCCGCTCTGTGGGGATGAGGTTAAATATTGTCACCAAaccattataataataataataataattttttccatgattttttttacatgcaacACTAAGactgtttaattacttttttttcgatactatacaattactttttaaattactttttcgacatactatgagtttttgacataatatactttgatttttaatttactttttggacaaaatatactatgaatgttttacatactatactataactttttggGGTCTTTTTTCGAAATACAAtactatgttttctttaacttactatgttattttttaataaactataCTTAGACTTTTCAACACACcatactttgatttatttcattgcttttttgaacatacgatactatggaCTTTTTGAATTAAAGATTTTCATGATTTTCatcaacatacattttttttacatgctgtactatgcattgtattttaactttttggacataatatactatgatttttttatgatactatactatgacttttttatgactttttcaacatactatactatgatttttttttttgactttttaatgactttttcgactatGCTATTATATTacttcatgatttttttttgacatactatactatgacttttctttgacttttttgacatatactatgactttttaattactttttccgacatgctatactatactttttatgactcttttcaacatgctaaactatgattttttttatgatttttcacatgcaatttttttcgacatactatacatgctaaactatgactttttatgacttttttcgacatgctatactatgacgatttttttatgacttttcaacatgctatactatgacgttttttatgacttttttgacatgctatactatgacgtttttttatgacttttttcgacatgctatactatgacttttttttatgactttttatgactttttttcgacatgctataatatgacgtttttttatgacttttttgacatgctatactatgacgatttttatgattttttatgacttttttcaacatgctaaactatgattttttttatgactttttttgacatgctatactatgacgttttttttatactatttatgacttttttttgctaaactatgatttttttatgactttttaatgactttttcgacatgctatactatgacgtttttatgacttttcaacatgctatactatgacgttttttatgactttttgctatatgacgttttttatgacttttttcgacatgcttaaTATgacgatgacttttttcgacatgctatactatgacgttttttatgatgtttttatgactttttcaacatgctaaactatgacgttttttttatgactttttttcatgcaatactatgtttttcgacatacttttatgaatttttttcgccatgctaaactatgatttttttatgacgtttttatgacttttcgacatgcttactatgacgtttttttatgacttttttatgacatgctatactatgacggtttttttatgattttttcgacatgctatactatgacgttttttatgacatttttgacttttttcgacatgctaaatttactatgacttttttcgacatgctatactatgacgttttttttttaactttttttcgacatgctatactatgacgttttttttatgacatttttgatgactttttttcgacatgctatactatgacttttttttatgactttttacatgctatacttttttttttttaactttttttgacatgctatactatgatttttttttatgactttttaattacttttttcgacatgctatactatgacgtttttttatgacttttttcgatgtACATGTACTTCCTACCGcaggttaaaaagaaaagtgcaacCTGCACAGTCAATGATGGTGCTCTTCTACATTGCAATCACTGagttcctcctcatctccttcgTCACCATTTGTACGCTGCTGCATCAGTAAAGGAAAAGTTTAGACTGCAGCGGATCATTTGCTCTGCTCAGAAGGTGATTGGCTGCACTTTGACCTCCATCCAGGTCCCTGAGGCGGGCAGGAAAGATTGCTGGTGACCTCATCAAAGCCCTGGACCCGATGACGTGGCCTCCTATCACCTCCCATACTACATGTTACATTAATGTCTTTAGATAGGTCTTCATGCgttacaataaaacaattattttgggGCTTTTCTCTCTGTacattgtttgttcttttatacTTCATAATGTGAATCTTTCCAATTTCCCTGAAAAGTGCATGAATTTTCAATAAAATCTTCAAATCACTTTTATTCATGTATATTGTGCATATTGTAATTGTTTGCATGATTAGTGCAGTTTTCTTCTGTATCTGACTGTATCACATACTATGATATTACTTTCATATACTATACTAATGTGAGGTGAATTTATGGAAGGGTTAAgataaagaaagcaaaatataaacatgaatcAATTTCagataatgtataaaaaaaactgaatttcagAGCTACAAGGATGAGGATGGGGCCCCATATCTCTCAGGACTgtgatgattgtttttttgttttacgtATTAAGATGATTATTAACTAGTTTATCAGATACATATTATGTTGGTTATTCAAGTCATAAAAAGGGGTAGGAACTTTGCTGTAATTTACGGTATATACTTAGTGTTCTTTTTATCGGTTATTCTTGATTGGTTGCATGTTCAAATAAATCTATATCTATACTAATCTAAAGCGTGActtactatactaagacttttttcatgatttttatttgacatgctatactatgacgttttttttaatgacttttttcgacatgctatactatgaagttgttttatgacttttttcgacatatatgacggtttttatgacttttttttttttacatgctatatactatgacttttttttttgactttttttttatgacttttttcgacatgctatactatgacgtttttttattttttatgacttttttttcgacatatatgacttttttatgacttttttatgacttttttcgacatgctatactatgacgttttttatgactttttttcgatgactttttatgactttttttcgacatgctatactatgacgtttttttatgacttttttatgactgctatactatgacgttgttttatttttttcgacatatttttttatgactttttttttttcgacatgctatactatgacgttttttatgacttttttatgacttttttcgacatgctatactatgacgttttttatgacttttttcgacttttttatgaatactatgacgttttttatttacttttttatgacttttttcgacatgctatactatgaaggtgttttatgacttttttcgacatatatgacttttttatgacttttttcgacatgctatactatgacgttttttatgacttttctatgacttttttcgacatgctatactatgaagttgttttatgacttttttcgacatactatactatgacgtttttttatgactttttctatgacttttttcgacatgctatactatgacgtttttttatgacttttctatgactttttttttttcgacatgctatactatgaagttttttatgacttttttcgacatatatgacttttttatgattttttcgacatgctatactatgacgttttttatgacttttctatgacttttttcgacatactatactatgacgttttttttatgactttttatgatttttttcgacatgctatactatgacgttttttttaaacttttttcgacatgctatactatgacgtttttttatgacttttctatgactttttttttcgacatgctatactatgacgttttttatgacttttttatgacttttttcgacatgctatactatgcgtttttttattactttttatgacttttttcgacatgctatactatgacgttttttttaaacttttttcgacatgctatactatgaagttgttttatgacttttttcgacatgacttttttatgatttttttgacattttatactatgacgtttttttatgacttttttgacttttttcgacatgctatactatgacgttttttataaacttttttcgacatgctatactatgacgtttttttatgacttttttatgatttttttcgacatgctatactatgacgtttttttatgacttttttatgacttttttcgacatgctatactatgacgtttttttatgactttttgctatactatgacttttttatttatgacttttttcgacatgctatactatgacgtttttttatgacttttttatgatttttttcgacatgctatactatgacgttttttatgacttttctatgacttttttcgacatgctatactatgaagttgttttatgacttttttcgacatatatgacttttatgatttttttgacttttttcgacatgctataccattacttttttatgacttttttatgacttttttcgacatgctataatatgactttttaaatgactttttttcgacatgctatactatgacattttttatacttttttatgactttttttgctatactatgacgttttttatttactttttcatgacttttttcgacatgctatactatgacgttttttttactttttatgacttttttcgacatgctatactatgaagttgttttatgacttttttcgacatatatgacttttttatgattttttatgatttttttcgacatgctatactatgacgtttttttatgactttttatgatttttttcgacatgctatactatgacgttttttatttactttttaacgactttttttcgacatgctatactatgacttttttaatgacttttttcgacatgctatactatgacttttttaatgacttttttcgacatgctatactatgacgttttttatgatttttttatgacctttttcgacatgctatactatgatgttttttatgacttttcgacatgctgacgtttttttatgacttttttgtgacttttttcgacatgctatactatgacgatttttatgattttttcatgacacatgctatactatgacgttttctttaaacttttttgctatactatgacgttttttttaaacttttttcgacatgctatactatgacgtttttttatgacttttttcgacatgctatactatgacgtttttttatgactttattatgacttttttagacatgctatactatgacggttttttttatgactttttcgacatgctatactatgacgtttttttatgacttttttcgatgtACATGTACTTCCTACCGcaggttaaaaaagaaaagtgcaacCTGCACAGTCAATGATGGTGCTCTTCTACATTGCAATCACTGagttcctcctcatctccttcgTCACCATTTGTACGCTGCTGCATCAGTAAAGGAAAAGTTTAGACTGCAGCGGATCATTTGCTCTGCTGAGGAGGTGATTGGCTGCACTTTGACCTCCATCCAGGTCCCTGAGGCGGGCAGGAAAGATTGCTGGTGACCTCATCAAAGCCCTGGACCCGATGACGTGGCCTCCTATCACCTCCCATACTACATGTTACATTAATGTCTTTCGATAGGTCTTCATGCGTtccaataaaacaattattttgggGCTTTTCTCTCTGTacattgtttgttcttttatacTTCATAATGTGAATCTTTCCAATTTCCCTGAAAAGTGCATGAATTTTCAATAAAATCTTCAAATCACTTTTATTCATGTATATTGtgcatattttaattgtttgcaTGATTAGTGCAGTTTTCTTCTGTATCTGACTGTATCACATACTATGATATTACTT
Protein-coding sequences here:
- the acaa1 gene encoding 3-ketoacyl-CoA thiolase, peroxisomal; this encodes MHRLKIISGHLSPAGSSTRVRRSQCGSAGSSSPEDVVVVHGRRTAVGKAKRGAFKDTTPDELLSAVMTAVLTDVGLSADKLGDVCVGNVLQPGAGALMARVAHFLSGFPETVPCYTTNRQCSSGLQALFNIAGAIRSRSIDLGLACGVESMSLRELGNPGDLSSRLTDIDKARDCIIPMGITSENVAERFGISREKQDAFALSSQQKAARAQSSGLFEQEIVPVTTRFEDNEGKERQVTVAKDDGIRAGTTLAGLNKLRPAFKPDGSTTAGNSSQVSDGAAAVLIGRRSAVEALGLPVLGVLRASAVVGVPPDVMGIGPAFAIPAALEQAGLTVDDIDVFEINEAFASQAVYCVEKLGIPLEKVNPNGGAIALGHPLGCTGARQVVTLLNELRRRGRRAYGVVSMCIGTGMGAAAVFEYPGP